In the Spirochaetota bacterium genome, TTCGACGAATTATCCGTTTGTCGTTGGGCTTAATTTTTCACTTTCTTATTCCGCGAGTGAGCGCGTCCGCGGTTCGCTGACCGTGAACAATATCCAGGTGCTCGGTATCATCTCCAATCTCCCGCCTGCGTTCGGCACCAACCTGAGCCTGCCGCTCACGGTGAATTTTTCACATAACTTCTCGTTCACTCCGGAGCATTTTTTCATGGTCAATCTCATCTATGCGTTCAATCGTTCCGGCGATACATATGAACTCGATCTTGGATATACCTGGATGATACTGCCGTATCTGCTCGATCTTCACGGCTCGCTCCGGCTTTTCAATATCATACAGAGCCAGATATTCGCTGTCGGCCTGTCCTACCATATCAGTCAGGCATTCACCGTCGATGCCGCCTATCAGATAAAATTCAATACGCCCGATTTTCTGGGGGATATCTATGTGTCAACGACATTCCGCTTCTAGGCGGATAATATATGCCGCCCTTTTCGCCGGTGCGATCGCATCTGCGTATGCCGCGGTGCCCCAGTGGTGGCAGAACGGGTTCGCGAACCGAAAGAAATACATGATAAATGAGACCGCCAGTATACACCGTACGAATTGCGCAGCGATGATCGATATCAGCGACTTGGTTGGTGTTTTGAACGATAAAAGCGGCGCGGATATACGCGTTGTCATGGGTGAATATACCTACCCGAAGCCCTGCAAGGTGCTTACCGACGATGCCGGCAATGCGAAGTATCTCCTGTTCACCTATACCCTGTGGACATCGGCAAAGCCGACCAATGCCATGGTCTATTATAATTACAATAAATTCTGCGGCATGCAGATACCGGAAGGACGTCCGCCGGTACCCTTCAGCAGGTATCGGCAGAGCGACACGTTCTTTACGAACGTGCCGAATGCGGTATACCTCATGAAGGTGGGGGTATACGGGGGTGTCGGCGGCACGCTGGATTTCATACGGTCGACGCTCAATTTCGATTACGATCTCATTTCCTCGGTGCCGACGAATAAATGGTCCTACGATGTGATAGTGCATAACCACGAGTATGTGAGCAATTACGGGACGAATATCATCACGAATTATCGGATCTATATGTCGCAAATGCAGGAGGTCTTCTCCGGGACAGGCAGCGGCGGCGGCGGTATTGTTTCCGGGAATACGTACGGCGGTCAGACATCGTCTGAGCGTGTTTTGCACAACATGTATCCGTTATCGTGGGAAGGACTTGGTTACTATCGCAGTATGCAGATATGGCTTACGAATACGAACAGCTTCATATCACGGCTTGAAAACACGAATGTGCTGCTTCTTGATTGGGCGAACGGCCTGTGCAGGTGGAGTTCAACGGGATCAAGTTCCGGCGGGAATCCTGCATATGGCTCAATGCTCGATATGCATATTTCCTATACCTACGGGACAAATGATAAGATCACGAATACAAATATATGTCAGTCCGTTGAATTCCGCGATTTCCGGAATTCAGCGAATGCGTGGGCGAACAATGGCCGCATGTTCATTTGCGGACATCTTACCAATGTATTCATGATGACGCCGGCCGGGAAGCGCATCATGCAGCGGGGTTTTATCTGGGCAGGCGGCATGGATTATGACGTTGACCTGCCGGCATCTTCAAATGTGACCATAACCCCGGACATTACGGAATACGGCACATTCGTGAAAGCGCTGTATATATCCAATCAGGGCATGGTGCTGAAGGGTTCTGATATACAGGGGGCTGTGTATTACTTTACGAACATGCAGACGGCGCTTACGCCGGCAGTGGTGCTCCGCAATACGGTCGGGAGTGATATCGCCATTAATTTTGAGGCGGGGAAGTCGGGTTGGTCAGGCGGTTCCGTGTATGCCTTCAGCGGGAAATATGCCGGCACGGTTCCGGTCGGGAAATATCTTCTCGTTGTCAGGACCAATGTCGTCACGGTCGGCGGGCTTGTCGGCTCCAATGATTTCACGTTCGGCGATGTATATTACGGCGAGCGCGAAAATGCCGATAAGTACCGGTGTATTCCGATGGTCATCTGCCGCAATAAACCGGAATTGTATCAGACGACGATAACCATGAATTTCGGGGATACGAGAAAGGTGACCGCCGGTGTGTATAGCAAGAACGGTGTTCTCGTGCGAACGCTTGTCAACGGCGCACAGTACGTGTCCGGCGGCGTGATCCGCTGGGACGGCGTAATGGACAATCTCGTCATGGCGCCGATGGGGCTGTACCTTATCAAGCTCGATATCGAGCGTGAAGGCGTGTTCTATTCCCGTGTTCGGGTGCTTGAATAAAGAAGCGGCGTTCGTCTTTTATGTGCCTTTGGCTGTAATAACGATTATAGATCCGACAGTGGATGTATCGTCCTGTACGGCGATGGAATTTGCACAGATGTTCGGCCCCGCGCCGAATGCGGCCATGCATATCGCGAGAAGTGTGCCGTTCTCTCCGGTTATGACGGGAATGCGTCCGCGCAGACGATAGGGAATTTTCCTGTCGATGAATATGTCTTTCACCGTCTTGTGCATGCCGCTCGGGTATGCGGCTATCGTATCCCCGGGTCGGCGTGATCGCGCGTGCAGGACGGCGGGCATACGGTCGGCATCGAAGTGAACGGCGGCTCCTTCAAGGTCTTCATTCCCGGTGCGCGCGGCTGCCTGCATGATCATTTCCCCCGACGGGAATGGGTTCGAGCCGGGCACAAGCGTTTGGTCGAACGGTTCCGCCATTCCGGAACGTGACATGAAAAGCCGGCCGTATTCCTTGATCAGCGTCGTGCCGCGCCATGATACCGCTATGTTCGGTTTCGATGAATCGATGATGGAGATAACGTTCTCGATGGCGCGTCGAGAGGGGATGCTCCATGCGGAGAGGAATGTGCGGATTATCTCCGTTCGGGCATGTGCGGGTATCGGCGACAATGCCGAAATATCGAGCCAGTGCTCATCGTCATCGTGTATCGTACCGGGGTAGAGCTCGGCAATGCAGCGGGTAAGCGCGCGATGCTGCTCATATGCCAGCCGCGCGAAGGCCAGGATGCGTTCGTCACAGGAGCCGTCGATCTTCCGAAGCGCCGGGATGAGCGCGGCGCGGATGCGGTTGCGGGTGTATTTGCCGCTTGCGTTCGATGAGTCGTGCCTGCATTGGATATGCCTGTCACGGATGTATGCATCAACTGCGGATTTGGGTACGGAAAGGAGCGGGCGCAGAATGAAGTCGTATCGGCGTCGAATGCCGCGCATGCCGCGCGTTCCGGTGCCGCGGATAAGTCGTGCGAAGAGCGTCTCAAGCTGATCATCGCGATGATGCGCGGTGAGCACGAATGAAAGCCGCGCTGCCTGCGCCGCGCGCGAGAAAAAACCGTATCGTATCCGCCGTGCCCAGGACTGAATGTTGCGTTCGTCAGCATCCGTATGAAAAGCCTCTTCCACAAGTATCGCCGCGCCGTTCCCTGACGTGAGTTCGCGCACGAACGCTTCATCCGCATCCGATTCCTCGCCGCGAAGATGATAATTGACATGCAATCCGGTGATGGAGAACCGATGCGTGCGCCGAAGCTCGCAGAGAATATGGAAGAGCGCCGTTGAATCGGTGCCCCCGGAAAGCGCAATGCCGACATTCGTTCCCTCGGAGATGTGCCGTTCTTTCAGCGAGGCTTCAACGGCACGGAGGGGATCGTTCTGCGTATTCATATCAGTGCGTAAGGGAATGATACCATGCCGCTCCGCCGTCGCATATCATCTGTACCGCCATCGTCGAGACGATGAGCCCCGTGATGCGTATCAACGCGCCGATGAGGTGGTAATAGGCAAGGAGACGGCTGATGATGCCGGAGAAGAGCATGATGACGCAGTTGACGGCCACTGCGATGACCATGGCAAGGCTTGTCGGCAGTATGCCGTACTGCGCGGAAAAGGAGATGACACCCGTTATCGTCGCGGGACCTGCGATGAGCGGGGAGGCGAGCGGGATGATGGCAAGGTCGAGGAGCTTGGTGCTTTCGTCGGTCTCGAAGAACGCGCCCTTCGAGAGCGCGCGATACCCCATGGTAAAGAGCACGATGCCCCCGAGTATCTTGAACGAATATATCTCGACATGGAAGAGTTTCGTCAGGATGATATTCCCCGCTATCGTGAACAGGAAAAGGATGATGAGCGCGATGACGGATGACCGGACGGCGAGGGAGGTCGTTTTCCTGAAATGATCGCGCCCCTTCACTATCGAGGACAGAAAGAATACCTTGCTTATCGGGTTGATGAGCGCAAGAAGGTAGAGCGACAGCATGATGTACTGAGCGGCATTGGATCGCATTGACGTTCCCTCGTTGTACCATTATAGTGATGACGGTCGTATTGTCAAGAAACAAAGGGCATACGCTGTCCGGATAAACACGAAAGAAGAGGATCACGAAACACACGAAATGGGAACGATTCCCCCCGGTCTTCGATCCGTTCTTTCTTTTTCGTGGTTTTCTCCATCTTTCTTTGTGACGTGTGGCGCCACGAATTACTGTACAAAATCGATGAGCCGTGATACTATGCTCCTACTATGAGCGTACGGGAAAGCATACTCTTCCTCTGCCTTTGTGCACTTTTTGCCGCAGGCGCATGTGTGCCGCGGGAAGTTACGGTACGTTCGCTCTCGCCGATACCTCCCGTGCGCATGGAAGGTTCGAACGTGGTGTTCGTGGACCCTTCGCGGACGCTCACGGTCGCCGTCCGGCCGCTTCACCGATATGAAGCGGAACACCTCGGAAACCCGGCGGATTATGCGCGGGATTTCTACCGGCGTAAGCCGCTCATCACCGTGTTTCTCATGCTTATCTCCAACGCATCCCCCTCCACGCTCCTTGTGTCCCGTGATGCGCGCCTGCAGGCCGGGACGGTGCCGAAGAAGGCCTATTCACTTCTTTCCTTTAAAGAGGCGTTCCCGCAATATACCCATATGCAGGACCGCTATCGCCCGCTCTTTACCGGTACGAATCGTGCGCTTTTGTACACCAATGAATTCGGTCCCATTCGCTGCATGACCGATGATCGTGTTGCGCCGGGAGAGACGGTGTTCAGTTATCTCGTGTTCCCCGAACCGGATACGCTCGTTGATATGCTCACGCTCACGCTTCCGCCCATGACGGGGATATCTCCTGACGGCAAGACCAATATGGATGTGCAGTTCCGCGCGGCGTTCACGCAGGCGTCGGTGCGCGCATTCGTGACGGAGTGATCGGTGAGCATCGCCCGTGTTCTCATTATCGCCTGTTCGTGCTCCTCGCTTCTCGTGCCGTTCGCGGGAAAGCCCGAGCCCCTGCAGGAAACGGTCAAGCTGTATCATACCGTGCCCCCGGCGGTGACGGTCGAACTTTTTACCTTCAGCAACCGCACCGGTGACCGTAATTATCGATATCTCGGGGCGACGCTGCCTGAGCAGATCGCCGAACAGATAGAGATGATGCGTGAATTCGTCATCCATTCCAATGATCTCATACTCTATACGAACAATCTGAACAGGATACTCATCCCTGTGGTGACGACGAATTCGAACCATGTGCTCACGACGAATTTCGTTACGAACAAGGCCATCCTTGCCGTCGACGGCGAGAGCAACCCGGAGCTGGTCCTGCTTGAGACGAATGAAACGATAGTGCCGTTCCAGGGAAGGCGTATCATCATTCGCGGGAATAACGGCTTCGTGCGGCGTGTGTCGGTGTACGGCAAACTGCTTTCCTCCCCGGCAGGAATGAACCCCGAGGATGTCGCCGCGAAACGGGGTGCGGATGTCTTCATTTACGGCGACATTGCGAAGAACGGGTATCAGCTGGAATTATCCGCAACGGTGCTTCGGCGTGTCAGCCGCATCGCGCATACGGTGCGCATGGTCGTCGATGACTCGGATATCGATGAGATACTGCCGCTGTTCTGCTACGAAGTGGCGATACGGCTTTCGGCGCGCGAGAAGACCACGAACGTCGTCATCACCGCCGAGCCGCGCGAGGCCATGTGCTATCTGGACGGCGTGTATCTCGGCAAGGTGGAGGATGGGATCACGCTGTCGACGGTCACGCTCGGAAAGCATCACATCGTCATGAAACTGGACGGCTATCGTGCCGTCGATAAGAATATCGTTTTCCGTACGAGCGAGCAGGCAACGCGGCTTTCGTTCACCCTTGAGCCGTCGCGGTCGGTCGGGGCGGTCGCCGTCACGACGCCGCTGACCAATGCACGGGTGTATATCGACGGATATTTCCGCGGCGAGGGAACGTCCATAAGTGCCGATATCCCCTTCGGATCGCATGCGATGAAGGTGATCGCCCCGGGGTATCGCGATTATCACGCGGCATTCTCCATCGCATCGACCAATCGCCGTGCATTCACGGTACGCCCCGTGCCGATACCGGTCGCGGACAGCGTTGCGGAATTCTTCTTCAACTGGGAACGCAACACGTATCTTTTCTTCGGTTCAGCTGCGGCGCTCGGCGCATGCGCGGTGGGGGCGTACATCTATTCGCAGGAGCGCTTCGATTTCGCGAGTACATATGTGCAGAACCATTCGCTGCCGGCCGCTTCCGTTCAGTCAATGCCGGAGTACCGCGATTCACAGTTTTGGAATTCGGTAGCGATAGGCGTCGGCGTCGGAGCCGGGGTTGCGGCGCTCATCGGCAGCGTGTCCTATGTCATATGGATAACGAGCTATGATTTTCCCGTATACGATCTCGCCTATGTCCCGCGTCCGGACGGCGGGGGAATACGGGTGTCGCTTCGCTTTTAGCTTCCGGTGAGTGAATATGTAAGTACGGTGGAAAATTTGCCGCAGATAAACACCGAGAACACAGATAGAAGCGAAAAAACAATGCCCACCCCCCCTTCTGATCTGTTCATCTGTGTTTATCGAGTGAGCGGAGCGAACGGGTGGTTTATTTTCCCGCAATAGCAAGTTACAAACCGCGAAGCGCATTTCATTGCATTTTTACCCGTGAACGGTATAATCCCCCAATCTGTTCGATGTGAGGCATGCGAATGAAATATAATGTTACCGCGCTTATTCTTGTTATTGTTGTGCTGTTCTCCGGCTGCAGGAAGCAGGCGTCGTCACACCCTGCATGGTATATCACATCGCTTCCCGCTGAGCCGGTGACGCTCAATCCGGTGACATCGAGCGAGGCATACGGTTCGGCGGTGTACGGGCATGTTTTCAATTCTCTCATTACCGTTGATAAGACGCTTACGGTCATACCAGATCTTGCCGAGCGATGGGAGATATCGCCCGATCATCTCGTGTACACATTCCATCTCAGGAAGGATGTAACATGGCATGACGGCAAACCATTCACGGCGCATGATGTGGTGTTCACGTATCAGAAGATAATGGACCCCCTGTCGAAAGCGATGAACAAGCGCGCGGATTTTCTCGATGTCGTCAAGGCTGAAGCCCTTGGTGACCATACGTTCCGGGCAACGTATAAGCGGGCGTTCGTCCCGGCGCTCCTGTCATGGGGCATATCGATAATACCCAGGCATATATTCCAGAACGTGGATTTTCTATCCAATCCCTATAACCGCGCACCGATCGGTACCGGCGTGTACCGCTTCGTCGAATGGAAGACGGGGCAGCAGCTTACGCTCGCGAAAGTGACGAACCACTTTCGCGATAACCCGGCGATAGAGCGCATTATTTTCAAGGTGATCAAGGATGATGCGGTGCGGCTCGCTGCGTATAAGAGGGGTGATATCGATTTCAATTCCATGAATGCCGAGCAGTGGGAGCGTGCGAAAAAAGATGCCTCCATCACCCGCCGTTCGCACATGCTTGAATACACGGTTCTTTCCTTTTCCTATATCGGATGGAACATGGACGGGTCCAATCCGTTCTTCACCGACAAGCGCGTACGTCAGGCGATGTCCCATGCCTTGCCGGTCGATGCCGTC is a window encoding:
- the tilS gene encoding tRNA lysidine(34) synthetase TilS; translation: MNTQNDPLRAVEASLKERHISEGTNVGIALSGGTDSTALFHILCELRRTHRFSITGLHVNYHLRGEESDADEAFVRELTSGNGAAILVEEAFHTDADERNIQSWARRIRYGFFSRAAQAARLSFVLTAHHRDDQLETLFARLIRGTGTRGMRGIRRRYDFILRPLLSVPKSAVDAYIRDRHIQCRHDSSNASGKYTRNRIRAALIPALRKIDGSCDERILAFARLAYEQHRALTRCIAELYPGTIHDDDEHWLDISALSPIPAHARTEIIRTFLSAWSIPSRRAIENVISIIDSSKPNIAVSWRGTTLIKEYGRLFMSRSGMAEPFDQTLVPGSNPFPSGEMIMQAAARTGNEDLEGAAVHFDADRMPAVLHARSRRPGDTIAAYPSGMHKTVKDIFIDRKIPYRLRGRIPVITGENGTLLAICMAAFGAGPNICANSIAVQDDTSTVGSIIVITAKGT
- a CDS encoding MarC family protein, translated to MRSNAAQYIMLSLYLLALINPISKVFFLSSIVKGRDHFRKTTSLAVRSSVIALIILFLFTIAGNIILTKLFHVEIYSFKILGGIVLFTMGYRALSKGAFFETDESTKLLDLAIIPLASPLIAGPATITGVISFSAQYGILPTSLAMVIAVAVNCVIMLFSGIISRLLAYYHLIGALIRITGLIVSTMAVQMICDGGAAWYHSLTH
- a CDS encoding PEGA domain-containing protein; the protein is MSIARVLIIACSCSSLLVPFAGKPEPLQETVKLYHTVPPAVTVELFTFSNRTGDRNYRYLGATLPEQIAEQIEMMREFVIHSNDLILYTNNLNRILIPVVTTNSNHVLTTNFVTNKAILAVDGESNPELVLLETNETIVPFQGRRIIIRGNNGFVRRVSVYGKLLSSPAGMNPEDVAAKRGADVFIYGDIAKNGYQLELSATVLRRVSRIAHTVRMVVDDSDIDEILPLFCYEVAIRLSAREKTTNVVITAEPREAMCYLDGVYLGKVEDGITLSTVTLGKHHIVMKLDGYRAVDKNIVFRTSEQATRLSFTLEPSRSVGAVAVTTPLTNARVYIDGYFRGEGTSISADIPFGSHAMKVIAPGYRDYHAAFSIASTNRRAFTVRPVPIPVADSVAEFFFNWERNTYLFFGSAAALGACAVGAYIYSQERFDFASTYVQNHSLPAASVQSMPEYRDSQFWNSVAIGVGVGAGVAALIGSVSYVIWITSYDFPVYDLAYVPRPDGGGIRVSLRF
- a CDS encoding peptide-binding protein — its product is MKYNVTALILVIVVLFSGCRKQASSHPAWYITSLPAEPVTLNPVTSSEAYGSAVYGHVFNSLITVDKTLTVIPDLAERWEISPDHLVYTFHLRKDVTWHDGKPFTAHDVVFTYQKIMDPLSKAMNKRADFLDVVKAEALGDHTFRATYKRAFVPALLSWGISIIPRHIFQNVDFLSNPYNRAPIGTGVYRFVEWKTGQQLTLAKVTNHFRDNPAIERIIFKVIKDDAVRLAAYKRGDIDFNSMNAEQWERAKKDASITRRSHMLEYTVLSFSYIGWNMDGSNPFFTDKRVRQAMSHALPVDAVIKSILHGHARAISGPFHPDVWAYNKAVRAYPFDMKISAALLSSAGWSDSDKDGVLDRSVNGKKIDFRFEILYGESSTEGEATLILLKENLAKIGVTLDLHKIEWSAYTKKIHSKQFTACLLGWSLSIDPDPTQLFHSREIAEGLNYYSYRNAEVDRLCDEGIREFDQAKRAAIYRRVHAVLNDECPYTFLWARNALVAIDDRFTGIELSPAGLDFYPGMLAWKIKK